A single genomic interval of Psychroserpens sp. NJDZ02 harbors:
- a CDS encoding PIN domain-containing protein has protein sequence MINVIVLDTNILRGLGPNFFDKIDYISLQEYCYSSASEIIIPNAVLLEYLDYYKREIIQKNLNEIEQSYSKLFKLEKFGKALKPNLNNYAKEQLEFIENKLTENRLRPFLNPFLSENELLEFLIENKQEIKKDNTRDFIIWSNTMEIGEKYSDEQVALISNDKIFKENKFFEKIRVKRKIENLKIFDSIASFLSIYGFKSENLNKELITKSIPISTIKKELKKDKNSIPSHISKYYYHSRKNFKLEEFEIQQLEIEEYYAHKETKTGIIKVIVHVNVKVKMVFEPEKDLEKLSEYLNNVDNKKDFYPNSFDKDGRPIFDDWILFHFGLEFNETEQKIEKTEFYDFFPEDANFRRMKAAHNRVDGSD, from the coding sequence ATGATAAACGTAATAGTTTTAGATACAAATATCCTTCGCGGATTAGGACCAAATTTTTTTGATAAAATTGATTATATCAGTTTGCAAGAATATTGCTACTCTTCAGCATCCGAAATAATAATTCCTAATGCAGTCTTACTTGAATATTTAGACTATTACAAAAGAGAAATTATTCAAAAAAATCTCAATGAAATTGAGCAATCTTATTCAAAATTATTCAAATTAGAAAAGTTCGGTAAAGCCTTAAAACCAAACTTGAATAATTATGCCAAAGAACAATTAGAGTTTATTGAAAACAAATTAACCGAAAATAGATTACGCCCATTTTTAAATCCATTTCTATCTGAAAATGAATTGTTGGAATTTTTAATAGAAAACAAACAAGAGATTAAAAAAGACAATACTAGAGATTTTATTATTTGGTCGAATACAATGGAGATTGGAGAAAAATACTCTGACGAACAGGTAGCGCTAATTTCGAACGATAAAATCTTTAAAGAAAATAAGTTTTTTGAAAAAATAAGAGTAAAAAGAAAAATTGAAAATTTAAAAATTTTCGATTCAATTGCTAGTTTTTTAAGTATTTATGGCTTCAAATCGGAAAATCTAAATAAAGAATTAATAACAAAATCAATTCCAATTTCAACAATTAAAAAGGAATTAAAAAAAGACAAAAACTCGATTCCGAGCCACATAAGCAAATATTATTATCATTCTCGAAAAAATTTCAAATTGGAAGAATTTGAGATACAGCAATTGGAAATTGAAGAATATTACGCTCATAAGGAAACTAAAACAGGCATAATAAAAGTAATTGTTCACGTAAACGTCAAAGTAAAGATGGTGTTTGAACCAGAGAAAGATTTAGAGAAATTAAGTGAGTATCTAAATAACGTGGATAATAAGAAAGATTTTTATCCAAATTCATTTGACAAAGATGGTCGCCCAATTTTTGACGATTGGATACTTTTTCATTTTGGATTAGAATTTAATGAAACGGAACAAAAAATAGAAAAGACTGAATTTTATGATTTTTTCCCTGAAGATGCTAATTTCAGAAGAATGAAGGCAGCACACAATCGAGTAGACGGCTCCGACTAA
- a CDS encoding WG repeat-containing protein, which yields MKHATNHIQQRYHTFEKILRTTITILLILISGLIYAQGNGLYKFQSENNKYGFMDKNGNIKIKPEYIFVNDFDGGICKVSKEIIEGSYKWIVIDTLGKIKDSRTKKTFNSLKYSSSKTKGMTEFKSDKFFPFQKNQLLGFKDEQNKVIIEPKFYKIDKFQNGVCAVRINKVEFEFEFANDYFFDALIDENGKILIEIEMHSYMGFQGDLIEFYGGPHFMGGVYYLNKNGKKINPTE from the coding sequence TTGAAACACGCAACAAACCATATACAACAACGTTACCACACATTTGAAAAAATATTGAGAACAACAATAACAATATTGCTAATTTTAATTTCGGGTCTTATCTACGCACAAGGAAACGGTCTTTATAAATTTCAATCCGAAAACAACAAGTATGGTTTTATGGACAAAAATGGAAATATTAAAATAAAGCCAGAATACATATTTGTAAATGACTTCGATGGAGGTATTTGTAAAGTTTCAAAAGAAATCATTGAAGGAAGTTATAAGTGGATTGTTATTGACACATTAGGAAAAATTAAAGATTCAAGAACAAAAAAAACTTTCAACTCGCTTAAATATAGTAGTTCGAAAACAAAAGGTATGACAGAATTCAAATCTGATAAGTTCTTTCCTTTCCAAAAAAATCAACTATTAGGTTTTAAAGACGAACAAAACAAAGTAATAATTGAACCTAAATTTTATAAGATAGATAAATTTCAAAACGGAGTTTGCGCTGTAAGAATAAACAAAGTGGAATTTGAATTTGAATTTGCAAATGATTATTTCTTTGATGCGCTCATTGACGAAAACGGAAAAATTTTAATCGAAATCGAAATGCATAGTTATATGGGTTTTCAAGGAGATTTAATTGAATTCTATGGTGGACCACACTTTATGGGTGGAGTATATTATCTGAATAAAAACGGAAAGAAAATTAACCCAACGGAATAA